One genomic window of Thermococcus indicus includes the following:
- a CDS encoding ECF transporter S component — MWVRMSSREIALIGMMLGLSLLFDVMPIEMPTVWGMKIDLVAVPIVMAYLLTGFTGGLTAVLLLFAGLSVVSSASWLGAMMKSLATLSVIVGFEAARRLTRFDLGGGNGGRLLLFAVVAYLAGIAIRVPLMLALNYYVALEIWLGLPREQVIQAVESWTGVPFWVAIGLPNAIQSAIDVFVGLAATIPVLRRLPHLLE; from the coding sequence ATGTGGGTGAGGATGAGTTCGAGGGAGATAGCTCTAATCGGCATGATGCTGGGACTCTCGCTGCTTTTCGATGTCATGCCTATAGAGATGCCCACGGTTTGGGGGATGAAGATAGACCTCGTGGCGGTTCCGATAGTTATGGCCTACCTTCTCACTGGGTTCACAGGGGGATTAACCGCGGTTCTGCTGCTCTTTGCTGGTCTCAGCGTGGTATCCTCCGCCAGCTGGCTCGGGGCCATGATGAAGTCCCTGGCTACCCTCTCGGTCATCGTGGGCTTTGAAGCGGCCAGGAGACTCACGCGCTTTGACCTTGGCGGTGGAAACGGAGGGAGGCTCCTTCTGTTTGCGGTGGTTGCCTACCTGGCAGGAATCGCGATAAGGGTACCCCTCATGCTGGCCCTCAACTACTACGTTGCCCTCGAGATATGGCTTGGCCTTCCGCGGGAGCAGGTGATCCAGGCCGTCGAGAGCTGGACGGGCGTTCCCTTCTGGGTCGCCATAGGTCTTCCGAACGCCATTCAGAGTGCCATCGACGTCTTCGTGGGGCTTGCCGCGACGATACCCGTGTTAAGGCGCCTTCCGCACCTGCTGGAGTAG
- a CDS encoding AAA family ATPase, producing MIVGVVGKIAAGKTTVAKFFEDKGFCRVSCSDPLIDLLTHNVSDYSWIPELPEKAEPTRERLIEFGKYLKEKYGGDVLIRLAVDKKRHCENIVIDGVRSREEIEAIKQLGGKVIYVEARPELRFERLVKRKASKDKGIRSFADFKEMDDAEERLYHTSELKGLADYLIVNEGTLEELREKVEGIIEDVAGKV from the coding sequence ATGATAGTCGGTGTCGTTGGGAAGATTGCGGCAGGAAAGACGACGGTTGCAAAGTTCTTCGAGGATAAAGGCTTCTGCAGGGTTTCCTGCAGCGACCCGCTGATAGACCTGCTCACCCACAACGTCTCGGACTACTCGTGGATTCCAGAGCTGCCGGAAAAGGCCGAGCCGACGCGTGAGAGACTCATAGAGTTCGGGAAGTACCTCAAGGAAAAGTATGGGGGAGACGTCCTCATAAGGCTCGCCGTGGACAAGAAGAGGCACTGCGAGAACATCGTCATAGACGGCGTCCGCTCGCGGGAGGAGATAGAGGCCATCAAACAGCTCGGTGGAAAGGTGATTTACGTCGAGGCGAGGCCCGAGCTGAGGTTCGAGCGCCTTGTGAAGAGAAAGGCAAGCAAGGACAAGGGCATAAGAAGCTTTGCGGACTTTAAGGAGATGGACGACGCCGAGGAGCGGCTGTATCACACGAGCGAACTTAAGGGACTGGCCGATTACCTGATAGTCAATGAGGGAACTCTGGAAGAGCTGAGGGAGAAGGTCGAGGGGATAATTGAAGATGTCGCGGGGAAGGTTTAA
- a CDS encoding PIN domain-containing protein, with protein MEIALDFNLVFSALHSRGRVHLIFAWNYVVKRVTFLVPEYFWEEIGDKWRKILLSTKLSESELSEMLEIIRSQTLTVPEEKIRLHLQRAIEISPDPKDAPYVALALSFNVPLATGDKKLREGLKGSEVRLLTPNDLAKIVLGE; from the coding sequence ATGGAAATCGCGCTTGATTTCAACCTCGTTTTCTCAGCGCTCCACAGCAGGGGTAGGGTTCACTTAATTTTCGCCTGGAACTACGTTGTTAAGAGGGTTACTTTTCTCGTTCCAGAGTACTTCTGGGAGGAAATCGGGGACAAGTGGAGAAAGATTCTCCTCTCAACGAAACTGAGCGAGAGCGAACTCTCAGAGATGCTTGAAATCATCAGGAGCCAGACTCTGACGGTTCCAGAGGAAAAGATACGGCTCCACCTCCAAAGAGCAATTGAGATAAGTCCCGACCCAAAGGACGCCCCATACGTGGCGCTTGCTTTGTCCTTTAATGTTCCTCTTGCAACGGGGGACAAAAAGCTTAGGGAAGGGCTAAAAGGGAGTGAAGTCCGACTACTCACGCCCAACGACCTTGCAAAAATAGTGCTGGGTGAGTGA
- a CDS encoding flavodoxin family protein, producing MRTLIVYVSIHHRNTEKITKAMAEVLGADLVKPWKTEPNELLKYDLIGFGSGIYWWRHHWGLFKLVESLPRMDGKKAFIFSTAGMNIRWYNHRKLKKALRKKGFKVVGEFSCRGWDTNGWLAKIGGLNKGHPNDRDVAEARRFAERLKAKVLNPHAPKSR from the coding sequence ATGCGGACCCTCATAGTCTACGTCTCGATACATCACCGGAACACGGAGAAGATAACCAAGGCCATGGCGGAGGTTCTCGGGGCAGACCTTGTCAAGCCCTGGAAAACGGAACCGAATGAGCTCCTGAAATACGACCTCATAGGCTTCGGCTCTGGAATATACTGGTGGAGGCACCACTGGGGCCTCTTCAAGCTCGTTGAATCCCTGCCCAGAATGGACGGAAAAAAGGCGTTCATCTTCTCAACCGCAGGGATGAACATAAGATGGTACAACCACAGGAAACTAAAGAAGGCCCTGAGGAAGAAGGGCTTCAAGGTAGTTGGGGAGTTCTCCTGCAGGGGCTGGGACACGAACGGCTGGCTTGCCAAGATAGGCGGCCTTAACAAAGGACACCCGAATGACAGAGACGTAGCCGAGGCGAGAAGGTTCGCGGAGAGGCTGAAGGCAAAAGTGTTAAATCCTCACGCACCAAAGAGCCGTTAG
- a CDS encoding metal-dependent hydrolase, whose protein sequence is MMWYTHVVFGVLFYLIAALFGAPMSFLDIGMAAFGALMPDIDHPKSYISTKLPGGTVMPRFVEHRGATHTIEAAFLITALVGGLAYWITNSYWPAIAFFIGYISHLFADTLTVSGIKWSRFSSFHPRGKIRTGTKGEGLVLILMTFTTVMLFAYIVMPEETSKNLGWVMLVALMATFAIIGKKLKRLK, encoded by the coding sequence ATGATGTGGTACACGCACGTTGTCTTTGGAGTCCTCTTCTACCTGATAGCGGCCCTCTTCGGAGCCCCGATGAGCTTTCTGGACATCGGTATGGCCGCCTTCGGGGCGTTGATGCCCGACATAGACCACCCAAAATCCTACATCTCGACCAAGCTACCCGGCGGAACCGTCATGCCCCGGTTCGTGGAGCACAGGGGGGCAACTCACACGATAGAGGCCGCTTTCCTGATAACCGCACTCGTTGGTGGCTTAGCGTACTGGATAACCAACAGCTACTGGCCAGCAATAGCTTTCTTCATCGGCTACATCTCGCACCTCTTCGCCGACACGCTGACGGTTTCGGGCATCAAGTGGAGCCGCTTCTCAAGCTTCCACCCGAGGGGAAAGATAAGAACCGGAACCAAGGGCGAGGGGCTGGTTCTGATACTGATGACCTTCACCACGGTGATGCTCTTCGCCTACATCGTCATGCCAGAAGAAACGAGCAAGAACCTCGGCTGGGTCATGCTGGTGGCTTTAATGGCGACCTTCGCGATAATAGGAAAGAAGCTGAAGAGGTTGAAGTGA
- a CDS encoding EF-hand domain-containing protein: MKKLIVLLLVVLLVAYIYHSNPRVIDDLTKKAREKAEGIDSGNENPGNDNGNSAGTNTGEKGFSGSGWAGNGSEGDVYIGEGFGAVRVNSTYVLFLDRNDDGKIDAVYLDTTGDGNYDTKYLDQNYDGKTDEWVTTFNGEKSYAWDLTGDGIADVYDTDGDGKVDAWDINSDGVIDERDVDGDGNPDLHDMDFDGVFDEFQGGPVLASPENETAACPQTVEDAYRLYVQAYNNVTKLQAQYNDEPSDELKEKLEEAYGKYEKAKACYESFTETESGTERENITGELGGLMKATLSTNGSVGIRFSTGEIFQTLEDWEKMDIALEPWCVDYPAILGHYVDIGAKSLEELTVGDIPASGYPAEEGAMEVVIGHVYVNRNSDGSYTAFTLVSHERIGDCGHVVEIEYRNAGR; the protein is encoded by the coding sequence ATGAAGAAGCTCATCGTGCTCCTCCTGGTGGTTCTCCTCGTTGCCTACATCTACCACAGCAATCCGAGGGTAATCGACGACCTCACGAAGAAGGCCAGGGAGAAGGCCGAAGGCATCGACTCGGGGAATGAAAACCCCGGAAACGATAACGGAAACTCTGCTGGAACCAACACCGGGGAGAAAGGCTTCTCCGGCTCCGGCTGGGCCGGCAACGGAAGCGAAGGAGACGTCTACATAGGCGAGGGATTTGGAGCGGTGAGGGTGAACTCGACCTACGTCCTCTTCCTCGACAGGAACGACGACGGAAAAATAGATGCCGTCTACCTTGACACGACGGGGGATGGAAACTACGATACCAAATACCTCGACCAGAACTACGACGGCAAAACCGATGAGTGGGTAACGACGTTCAACGGCGAAAAGAGCTACGCCTGGGATTTGACCGGCGATGGAATCGCAGATGTTTACGACACCGACGGCGACGGGAAGGTTGACGCGTGGGACATAAACTCCGACGGGGTTATAGACGAGAGGGACGTTGACGGGGATGGAAATCCGGACCTTCACGACATGGACTTCGACGGCGTCTTCGACGAGTTCCAGGGCGGGCCGGTCCTCGCTTCCCCGGAAAACGAAACCGCCGCCTGCCCCCAGACCGTTGAAGATGCCTACAGGCTCTATGTTCAGGCCTACAACAACGTAACCAAACTCCAGGCCCAGTACAACGACGAGCCGAGCGACGAACTCAAGGAGAAGCTTGAGGAAGCCTACGGGAAATACGAGAAGGCCAAAGCCTGCTACGAGTCATTCACCGAAACGGAAAGCGGGACGGAAAGAGAGAACATTACCGGCGAGCTCGGTGGGCTGATGAAAGCAACGCTCTCAACCAACGGTAGCGTTGGAATAAGGTTCTCCACCGGCGAAATTTTCCAGACCCTTGAGGACTGGGAGAAGATGGATATAGCGTTGGAGCCGTGGTGCGTGGATTATCCGGCGATACTAGGCCACTACGTTGACATCGGAGCAAAGAGCCTTGAGGAGCTTACCGTTGGGGACATCCCAGCCTCAGGATACCCAGCGGAGGAAGGAGCTATGGAAGTGGTAATCGGCCATGTTTATGTGAACAGAAACTCCGACGGGAGCTACACTGCCTTTACCCTCGTTTCCCACGAGAGAATCGGAGACTGCGGGCACGTGGTTGAAATCGAGTACAGAAACGCTGGGAGGTGA
- a CDS encoding BtpA/SgcQ family protein has product MEFERKPLIGMVHLKPLPGSYLYVGNLDNVIELAVNDAKTLEKAGFDAMMVENFGDIPFPKYVDKTTVAAFTAVAKAIRDEVSLPLGINVLRNDGIAAYSIAYAVRADFIRVNVLSGVAYTDQGLIEGIAHELARLRKLLPSKIKVFADVHVKHAVHFFEFEDAVRDTIERGLADAIVVSGKATGKPVDLERLALAKRVSPVPVVVGSGTTYDNLPGLWKFADGFIVGTWIKRDGKVENEVSLERARKLVELANKLRNSS; this is encoded by the coding sequence ATGGAATTCGAGCGGAAACCCCTCATAGGCATGGTTCACCTGAAGCCCCTTCCGGGTTCCTACCTCTACGTTGGGAACCTTGATAACGTCATCGAGCTGGCCGTTAATGACGCGAAAACCCTTGAAAAGGCGGGCTTCGACGCGATGATGGTCGAGAACTTCGGCGACATCCCGTTCCCAAAGTACGTGGACAAGACGACTGTCGCGGCATTCACGGCCGTCGCCAAGGCAATCCGCGACGAGGTGAGCCTGCCCCTGGGGATAAACGTCCTCCGCAACGACGGGATAGCGGCTTATTCAATAGCCTACGCCGTCAGGGCGGACTTCATAAGGGTGAACGTGCTGAGTGGCGTTGCCTACACTGACCAGGGCCTCATAGAGGGCATCGCCCACGAGCTGGCAAGGCTCAGAAAGCTCCTCCCGAGCAAAATCAAGGTCTTCGCCGACGTCCATGTCAAGCACGCCGTCCACTTCTTCGAGTTTGAGGACGCGGTAAGGGACACCATTGAGAGGGGCCTCGCAGATGCGATCGTCGTGAGTGGAAAGGCGACCGGAAAGCCAGTCGATTTGGAAAGGCTCGCATTGGCGAAGAGGGTCTCGCCGGTGCCGGTGGTGGTCGGCTCCGGGACGACTTACGACAACCTGCCGGGGCTATGGAAGTTCGCGGACGGCTTCATAGTGGGCACGTGGATCAAGCGGGACGGGAAGGTCGAAAACGAGGTCTCCCTCGAGAGGGCGAGGAAGCTGGTCGAGCTGGCGAATAAACTTCGAAATTCGTCTTAG
- a CDS encoding transglutaminase domain-containing protein, whose translation MVRRKYIAFLTLTLLSLLLVSVVLGPALIEAPPGTKSIEEILSPKLPPGNESNETGPPAEAPVSPHFVLLVTGAAHTHYLRLNVYTDYINGSWRTENATAIPSNVIAPPEINVPHHAERDIITVVSFLPLSGNLFTSLYTTRVDGAGAEAIPEYNLFRTPMNVTTYSFSAVGYTFDMPYLVNLTAGNQTEYLSAPNDTRLTALAESITTGARSDYWKALSIVRYLAGNYRHVEDVTPPEGADRLTWFLFESKTGSAYDFASALVVLARLNGLPARLVEGVYIDAVPQTQVVTEKNRHFWAEVYFKNTGWLVFDPLHPTDQNVYLPFELEAPGVLMPLEPDSSGTVTIKFERVASGTNSSVTVDVPTLGRIALIRESGIYNLTVGPFEEPGYYPLMVRASDREGNSLTRIVPVTVPGNVSALPDPAVAYLRKNDALTLELTVPGTGGTGLRTESPLVDSWFSIETPRNETRVYVRLISPDDYPNGWHIENLTVTRGADEYKIHLPVFVVERTEIKAGVQRAVTAGGSFVINGTVEGSTTGERPRLGSVAAFINDGERDVLIGYANASNGTFALPVKIPVYLSPGTKQVFVYYLTPLGYPYLPSGATFTVEVRGLARFSMPGLILARPGNVTVIGSLLSGAGRPIANASIEYYLDGRPLGETTTLTDGRFSLVLQLPQIERHVLTVRYPGSPVYSPSAMNVTVATVELKVPERITGEIGEPVRISGKVAGVEDATLQAYVFPGKTYQVNVINGSFELTIEPFQTVGERSVEFRHGTRTLGRTAVAVLSPVEIELLTPRAEGEKTAALRFRVVDSANNPVSGVYLNVSVDGFAMRVMTNGSGIATLEVPVPEKETNATVVVAFDGSSYYLPASGRFHVVISRKRGIPWTYIAIALVIGALIVRYRLVRRKPEKRGVEKVLKIIFNNGIPVFREGETVELSIECEGKAELYVDGKPAGKGRDFTLALEVGEHTIEARCGELIERATVRIVPRYDDAVIDYYERCFLPWARGTGLDVEGMTPREIAAALTDMMYPWEPLDTLTEVFERAKYSTVEVSRGEFIRFYRSLLELVGGGCIV comes from the coding sequence ATGGTGAGGCGGAAATACATCGCCTTTCTCACGCTGACACTGCTCTCCCTCCTCCTTGTCTCCGTCGTGCTTGGACCAGCCCTCATCGAGGCCCCGCCCGGAACCAAGAGCATCGAGGAGATACTCTCTCCGAAGCTTCCGCCCGGGAACGAGAGCAACGAAACCGGGCCGCCGGCTGAGGCTCCGGTTTCTCCCCACTTCGTTCTCCTCGTAACTGGGGCGGCCCACACCCACTACCTCAGGCTCAACGTGTACACCGACTACATCAACGGGAGCTGGAGGACGGAAAACGCCACGGCGATTCCGAGCAACGTCATCGCCCCACCAGAAATAAACGTCCCCCATCACGCCGAAAGGGATATAATAACCGTCGTCTCGTTTCTTCCCCTCAGCGGGAACCTCTTCACCTCCCTCTACACGACCCGCGTTGACGGTGCCGGGGCCGAGGCGATTCCTGAATACAACCTCTTCAGAACACCCATGAACGTGACGACCTACTCGTTCTCCGCGGTGGGCTACACCTTCGACATGCCATACCTGGTCAACCTCACCGCTGGAAACCAGACGGAGTATCTCTCGGCCCCCAACGACACCCGGCTGACGGCCCTGGCGGAGAGCATAACGACGGGGGCACGCTCGGACTACTGGAAAGCACTCAGTATAGTCAGGTACCTGGCCGGCAACTACAGGCACGTGGAGGACGTGACTCCCCCCGAGGGGGCTGACAGGCTGACGTGGTTCCTGTTCGAATCAAAGACGGGCAGCGCATACGACTTCGCCTCCGCCCTCGTGGTTCTGGCCAGGCTGAACGGCCTTCCCGCGAGGCTCGTCGAGGGGGTTTACATCGATGCAGTCCCCCAGACCCAGGTCGTGACCGAAAAGAACAGGCACTTCTGGGCCGAGGTTTACTTCAAGAACACCGGCTGGCTGGTCTTCGACCCCCTGCACCCCACGGATCAGAACGTGTACCTGCCCTTCGAACTGGAGGCACCCGGGGTTCTGATGCCCCTTGAGCCCGATTCCTCCGGAACGGTTACGATAAAGTTCGAGCGGGTCGCGAGCGGGACGAACTCGAGCGTCACCGTGGACGTTCCGACCCTCGGGAGGATAGCGCTCATCAGGGAGTCGGGGATATACAACCTGACGGTGGGCCCCTTTGAGGAGCCCGGCTACTATCCCCTCATGGTCAGGGCATCGGACAGGGAAGGAAACTCGCTGACCCGGATCGTCCCGGTGACTGTCCCCGGAAACGTGAGCGCCCTGCCCGACCCGGCCGTGGCGTACCTGCGCAAGAACGATGCACTTACCCTGGAGCTCACCGTGCCAGGCACAGGGGGGACGGGCCTCAGAACGGAATCCCCGCTGGTGGATTCCTGGTTCTCCATCGAGACCCCTCGGAACGAGACCAGGGTGTACGTCAGGCTAATCTCCCCCGACGATTACCCGAACGGCTGGCACATCGAGAACCTCACCGTCACAAGGGGAGCAGACGAATACAAAATCCACCTCCCGGTTTTCGTCGTGGAGCGAACCGAAATAAAAGCGGGGGTACAGAGAGCGGTGACCGCCGGGGGCTCGTTCGTCATAAACGGAACCGTGGAAGGCAGCACCACGGGCGAGCGGCCGCGCCTGGGAAGCGTGGCGGCGTTCATAAACGACGGGGAAAGGGACGTCCTGATAGGCTACGCAAACGCATCCAACGGGACCTTCGCACTCCCCGTTAAAATCCCGGTGTACCTCTCCCCCGGGACGAAGCAGGTTTTCGTATACTACCTCACCCCCCTCGGATACCCCTACCTCCCCTCAGGGGCCACGTTCACGGTCGAAGTCAGGGGGCTGGCCAGATTCTCGATGCCCGGGCTGATCCTGGCCAGACCCGGCAACGTCACGGTCATAGGTAGTCTCCTCAGCGGGGCGGGGAGACCGATAGCCAATGCCAGCATCGAATACTACCTCGATGGAAGGCCCCTCGGAGAGACCACCACCCTGACGGACGGCAGGTTCTCCCTGGTTCTCCAGCTTCCCCAGATTGAGAGGCACGTGCTGACCGTGAGGTACCCCGGAAGTCCCGTTTACTCCCCGTCCGCCATGAACGTCACGGTGGCGACCGTTGAGCTGAAGGTTCCGGAGAGGATAACCGGAGAAATCGGGGAGCCCGTCAGAATCAGCGGAAAGGTCGCTGGGGTGGAAGATGCGACCCTGCAGGCCTATGTGTTCCCTGGGAAGACGTATCAGGTAAACGTGATCAACGGGAGCTTTGAACTGACGATCGAACCATTCCAGACTGTCGGGGAAAGGTCCGTGGAATTCCGCCACGGCACCAGAACCCTGGGGAGAACAGCGGTAGCGGTTCTTTCACCGGTGGAAATAGAGCTCCTGACGCCGAGGGCGGAGGGCGAAAAAACCGCCGCGCTGAGGTTCAGGGTCGTTGATTCCGCCAACAATCCGGTAAGCGGGGTTTACCTCAACGTCAGCGTGGACGGCTTCGCGATGCGGGTAATGACCAACGGTTCTGGAATAGCCACCCTAGAAGTCCCCGTGCCGGAGAAGGAAACCAACGCAACGGTGGTTGTTGCTTTCGACGGCTCCTCCTACTACCTGCCCGCGAGCGGGAGGTTCCACGTCGTGATATCCAGAAAACGGGGAATCCCCTGGACCTACATTGCCATAGCTCTGGTTATCGGTGCACTGATAGTCAGATACCGTCTCGTGAGAAGAAAACCGGAGAAGAGGGGAGTGGAGAAGGTTCTGAAGATTATCTTCAACAACGGTATTCCCGTATTCAGGGAGGGGGAAACGGTGGAGCTGAGCATCGAGTGCGAGGGAAAGGCGGAGCTTTACGTTGATGGAAAGCCGGCTGGGAAGGGCAGGGACTTTACCCTGGCCCTGGAAGTTGGGGAACACACCATAGAGGCCCGCTGCGGGGAGCTCATCGAACGTGCGACCGTGAGGATAGTACCCCGCTACGATGACGCGGTGATCGATTACTACGAGAGGTGCTTCCTGCCGTGGGCCAGAGGGACCGGCCTGGACGTCGAAGGGATGACCCCCAGGGAGATAGCCGCGGCGCTGACGGACATGATGTACCCATGGGAGCCCCTAGACACCCTAACGGAGGTCTTCGAGAGGGCCAAGTACAGCACGGTCGAGGTGTCGCGGGGAGAGTTCATCAGATTTTACCGCTCGCTCCTCGAGCTGGTTGGAGGTGGTTGCATTGTTTAA